TTCCAGCGTAACGACGACGGCAGCACGGTTGAGAGTCTGAGCAACAACCACTTCATCAACAATGACCTGCTGGCCATTGCAAATAGCGCGTCTGGTCAGCTTGACGCTACTGAGAATTTCTTTGGCACTGAAGATCGACAGACCATCCAAGATGAAAAAATCAGTGGCAGTGGAGGAGATACCGTCTTTGATCCGTTCGCTGCTGTCGAGATTGACCCGGACGCCGGTAAGTAAGCAGGCTACCTACCTACTCCTTCGATGTGACCGCTCGCTAACTGACTGCGATTTTTCCTCCATTCTTTCAATACCCGGAAAGCGACAGCCACAGGACTATTCAAGTACTGATACCCGTCTCGTCGTAAATCTCCCTGAGTTGCTCCGGGCTATAGTCCAAGTAATGCTTCTGCAACGCTTGACGGCGTTCGCCCGGCGAAGGCATCGATGTACTTCGCGTCGACACCACACCGACTCATGTCTGTCGCGAACCATCGGCGGCTTTTCTGAATCGTTATCTTCACACAGGTCTACTCAGACAGGTACCGGAATTTGTCGTTCACGGAATCACAACCACACCCTTCAGAGCCATCAGGATGCTCCTGAACCGGTTCGACCGACTCATAACAAGGTGGGTAGAGTCGGATCGTCGTGGTAAGAGAGCCATGCGTGATTCGGGATCGACCCCGGTCACGCTGGACGCAACCACCAATGGAACGACGCAAGTTCATCCTCGCAATCGGCGGTATCGTAAGCACCGGCGCCGCGGTCGGGTCCGGCGCGTTCACCAGCGTCGAAGCGACCCGCGACGTCTCCGTCTCGGTCGCGGACGACGCCAGCGCCTACCTCGCGATGGAACCGTTGTCCTCCCCCAACGGAGCCAGTTCGCCGCCACCGACGCGACGTCCTCGCGCTGGACTTTCCGAGAGCGGCAACGACGGCGCGGGCCTCGGCACGGACTCGGTCTACGACTTCGATAAGGTGTTCCAGATAGCCAACCAGGGCACCCAAGGGGTGTACGTCTGGGCGACGTTCGGCGGTTCGACGGGCGATCTCACCGTGGGCGACGAGGACACCGACGTCTGGCTCTACCCGAACGGCGACCCCGACAACAAACTTCGCGACAGCGAAGACGACGTGCTCTACCTGCCGACCGGCTCGTCGGCCGACATCGGCGTCCACGTCGACACGCACGACCTCGGCGTCGACGACGATCAGGAGCTGACGATGACCGTTCGAGCCGACGTGAACAACCCCGCACAGGGCGACGTGGTCGGCGGCGGCGGGACGGTCGTCGAGGGACCGGCCGACGGACTCGTGAGCTACTGGCCGCTCGACGACGTCGAGAGCGGAACCGCCGTCGACGCGGTCGGAACGAACGACGGGAATGTCGAGGGGTCAGTTCCGTTGACGGGAAAGTAGGAAACGCGGGAGCGTTCGACGGGAGCGACGATTACGTGGGAATCCCTGACGATCCGAGCCTCGATCTCACGGAGTCGCTAAGTCTCGCCGCGTGGGTGAAACCCGCCAGCGGTCAAGAAGGGTACGAGCGGATCATCTCCCGTGAAAAGGCTGGGGGCGGGAACCGACAATACAATATCGGGCTGGATCAGAGCGCAACAGAGCCGCGGACGGTCGTCGATACAACCGCTGAAGACGGAGTCGAAGTTTTCCGGAGCGATTTCAGTTACGGACGGAGAGTGGCATCACGTCGCGATGACGTTCGAGAGCGGTGACGCGGTTCGTCTCTACTTAGACGGGAGTGAGGTAGACGAAACGTCAGTCGGCACCGGTGACACGCTCGTGAGTCGTTTCCTCGCAAGTGGTTTTAGGCGCGCCGGCACAGCTGGATCGGCTCTTTCGAGGGTCGTATCGACGACGCTCGTATTTACGATCGTGCGCTCTCGAAGAACGAAGTGTCGGATCTGGTTACCGAAACGGACGTGTAACTACCGGAAAGGTACTTTCCAGTTACTCCCCGCCGTCGGTGTACGCCCAGTCATCGAGTACGCGATCCGCGACCGCGTTCGCCTCCGCCGGCGAGGGGCAGGAGCCGTCGACGACGTCTTCGCAGAGTTCGCCCGCGAGGTCGTACACCGCGGACCCGTCCGCGCGCTCGGCCACGCGCTCGAAGGTGGGCCGGTAGCCGGCGGCGGCGCGCTGACCGATCTCGTCGAGCGAGGCGTCGATGGTGTACTCGAGCTGACGGACCGCTTCTTCGGGTCATACCCGATCCACCGACTCGAACCCACTTAAACTACTCGGATTCGAAACTGAGTTAATTCCGTCTCGTCGCCCGCGCCGAACCGACGTTTATACGCGTCGGGGGCGCGGACTGGGGGTATGACCGACGAAGCCGAGCGCGGCGCCCCCCCGGGCGACCGCGCCGACGACGCCGCCGTTCCCCCCGTCGCGGACCGCGCGGACGACGTTGCCGAGCGCGCGGCCGTGGCGGTTCGCGCCGCGGAGGCGGGCGCCGAAGTCGCGAACGAGAGCTTCCGCAGCGACATCGCGGTGGAGACGAAAGGCGAGGACGACGTGGTGACCGAGGCCGACCGCGCCGCCCAGCGCACCGTCATCGAGGCGATCCGGGAGTCGTACCCGGCGACGCGATAGTGGGCGAGGAGGAAGACGAGCGCAAGACCGTGCCCATTCGGGCGCCGCGTGGGTGATCGACCCCATCGATGGGACGAACAACTACGTCCGCGACGTCCGCGTGTGGGCCACCGCGGTCGCGGCCGTCGTCGACGGCGAACCGGTGGCGGCCGCGATCGTCGCGCCCGCGCTCGGTGACACCTACACCGCCGACGCCACGGGTGCGTACCGCAACGGCGAGCCGATATCGGTGAGCGACGCCGCCGAGCCCCGCGACGCCGTCGTCGACCCGACGATCTGGTGGGAGTACGACGCGCGCGACGAGTACGCCCGCGCCTGCGAGGCGATCGTCTCCCGCTTCGGGGACATGCGCCGGCTCGGCGCCGCGCAGGTGGTACTCCCGACCGTCGCGGCCGGGGGACTTGAGGGGACGATCACGAACGTCGCGGCGAACCCCTGGGACACGGTTGCCGGCGTGCTCGTCATCCGGCAGGCCGGCGGGCGCGTGACTGACTTGGAAGGGGAGCGGTGGCGGCACGACTCGAAGGGGCTCGTCGCCTCGAACGGCACCCTCCACGACGAGGTGCTCGCGGCCGCGAAGAGATCGAATCGGACTGATAGGTAGGGTACGTGGTCGTTTCTGGTCGGTTCCGAGTCGTTGATCGGTGAGACGGAACTGGTGAACACTCGGCGGCGAACACCTCCAAAGCCCCAGCCGCGACGGCTCGCGCGACTCGCTGCGGTCCTCGTCGCTCGCTTCGCTCGCTCCTGCGGTCCTTGCGTCGTCGTGCTTCGCCCTCGCGGCTGCCCCTTTGAGTCCCGCCCCGCCCAGCACCGCCCCGCGCCTCACGCCTCCCCAGCCTCGTCGGTCGGCCTCCGCTTCGCTCCGGCCGGCCGACTCCCTCGCGCGTACTCCTCGCGGCCGCCTTCGGCGGCCACTCGGAGGCACGCGCCACGGCATGGCGTGGGGTGTTGGAGTGTGCGTCGCATCCCGGAGCCGAGGGTTCAAATTCGGGGCCGGCGAATCGGGGCGTATGTACGCGGTCGTCGGCTGCAACGAGTGCGCCAACATGTGGCTGGTCACGGACCCGGAGACGAGCGAGACGGCGAAGTGCTCGCGGTGCGGCAAGACCCATAAGACGGCCAAGCTCAAGCGCTTCTTCGAGTCCGAGGACCGCGAGGCGGCCAGGGAGGCGCGGTCCGCGCTGCTCGCGAAGAAGCGCGGCGACAGCGCGGCGTTCGCGGAGGTCGACCACGTCTCCGAGCTGGAGGCCGCCGTCGAGGACGCCGGCATCGACGACCGGGAGTACCTCGAGGCGTCGGGGCTCGACGCCGACGCGGTCGACGAGGCCGGTTCGCGCGCCGAGGGCGGCGGGGGCGGCTCGCGGAGCCGCACCGAGGTCGTCCGCGACGCGGTCGAGACCGTCGACGACCCCACCGAGTCGGCGGTCGCGGAGCGCGCCGCGGCCGGCGGCGTCCCCGCCGACGCGGCCCGCGAGATCCTGACTCGCCTCGCGCGCCGCGGCGAGGTGACCGAGTCGAACGGGCGGTATCGCGTCCTCTGAGGCCGGTTTCGGACGCCTCGGTACGAGTTCCGGACAAAGCACTTATATCGGGGCTGAGTGGGAGCCGCACATGGACACCCGCACGGCCCTCCTGGCGGCGGCGGCCGCGCTCCTCGTCGCGAGCGCGGTCGGCGCCGTCGCCGCGCCCGACGCCCTCACCGACCCCCGAGAGACGAACGAGCCGCCCGGGGATATCGA
The sequence above is a segment of the Halorubrum sp. 2020YC2 genome. Coding sequences within it:
- a CDS encoding DUF5817 domain-containing protein; the encoded protein is MYAVVGCNECANMWLVTDPETSETAKCSRCGKTHKTAKLKRFFESEDREAAREARSALLAKKRGDSAAFAEVDHVSELEAAVEDAGIDDREYLEASGLDADAVDEAGSRAEGGGGGSRSRTEVVRDAVETVDDPTESAVAERAAAGGVPADAAREILTRLARRGEVTESNGRYRVL